One window of Brachybacterium ginsengisoli genomic DNA carries:
- a CDS encoding Gfo/Idh/MocA family protein: protein MGAPQIAIIGGGIRGRIFAETTHHHPSAELVAICEPNPARAAQLGGELGVPTFESIDALLDSGAELDAVVVATPDFAHEGPAVAALEAGVDLLVEKPLATTSEEAQRIIAAAERGGGRIVVGFENRWNPLFRTVREQLRESGNALVSQRALLQDTIHVPTEMLGWAALSSPAWFLMPHSLDMATWLSGAEPVEVYARGVRRVLPALGVDTWDRISASFAMSDGSILDLDSGWVQPLGKPSVFEFRFEIETTQEAFVLDIDASGARRTTSERTTTVGSPSHDHRGRPVGVAADMMRDFLDAVGGADLDLPGAAHGLLITRAIEAVHRSLETGAVQPITS, encoded by the coding sequence ATGGGGGCTCCCCAGATCGCGATCATCGGCGGCGGCATCCGCGGCCGGATCTTCGCCGAGACCACGCATCACCACCCGAGCGCCGAGCTGGTCGCGATCTGCGAGCCGAACCCCGCTCGCGCCGCCCAGCTCGGCGGAGAGCTCGGGGTGCCCACCTTCGAGTCGATCGACGCTCTGCTCGACAGCGGTGCCGAGCTCGACGCCGTGGTCGTCGCCACCCCCGACTTCGCCCACGAGGGGCCGGCCGTCGCCGCTCTCGAGGCAGGAGTCGATCTGCTCGTCGAGAAGCCGCTGGCCACCACCTCCGAGGAGGCGCAGCGGATCATCGCGGCCGCCGAGCGCGGCGGCGGCCGGATCGTCGTCGGTTTCGAGAATCGCTGGAACCCGCTGTTCCGCACCGTGCGCGAGCAGCTCCGAGAGAGCGGCAACGCGCTCGTCTCCCAGCGCGCTCTGCTGCAGGACACGATCCACGTGCCCACCGAGATGCTCGGCTGGGCGGCGCTGTCCAGCCCCGCCTGGTTCCTCATGCCGCACTCGCTGGATATGGCGACCTGGCTGTCCGGCGCGGAGCCCGTCGAGGTGTACGCGCGGGGTGTCCGGCGCGTGCTGCCCGCCCTCGGCGTGGACACCTGGGACCGGATCTCGGCGAGCTTCGCGATGTCCGACGGATCGATACTCGACCTCGACAGCGGCTGGGTGCAGCCGCTGGGGAAGCCCTCCGTGTTCGAGTTCCGCTTCGAGATCGAGACGACGCAGGAGGCCTTCGTCCTCGACATCGACGCCAGTGGCGCCCGACGCACCACCTCGGAGCGCACCACCACCGTCGGCTCCCCGAGCCACGACCACCGCGGGCGCCCCGTCGGCGTCGCCGCAGACATGATGCGCGACTTCCTCGACGCCGTCGGGGGCGCCGATCTCGACCTCCCCGGCGCCGCGCACGGCTTGCTCATCACCCGCGCCATCGAAGCCGTCCACCGGTCATTGGAGACCGGTGCCGTCCAGCCGATCACCTCCTGA
- a CDS encoding ABC transporter substrate-binding protein: MSRTTSLTTRRSVLGAGAAVGALGLASCVPPDSERAAGNGGGAGDDGAGSALAPDDTSLEGTEISILDDNTNLVFKEGLIETFQEETGIVVKNYEMANFNDLHDRFATAFAAQDASIDVVMTWAGWSAEFGQAGWLQELAPEAIPEDLIRPALDAVSWDSKVFGLPKFASVQTMFWNKEHYAAAGLDPDTVPENWDEFVEAAKATTVDGRYGYCCDIGNPAGAYQNFLRSLLLAGGELYDEDWTPQLDSEAGVEGLTKMVELLHLHKVMDPASLQITNASDLIEVFSQGRTSAVFNWPFQWASATAEGAATSAETTGNGLIPGITVRSASIDGSEGYAVSSFSQNKQAALKWLQFASGATAQKQIVEKEGWFPVSQTTLEDPATVEALPVVTTYEQATEYAVQRYGTPWSNELDQLLSVQVFRAMNQEAEPAEALKAAQEELLPIVDKYMG, translated from the coding sequence ATGTCACGCACCACCAGTCTCACCACCCGCCGCAGCGTGCTCGGGGCAGGGGCCGCCGTCGGCGCTCTCGGCCTCGCCTCCTGCGTCCCTCCGGACTCCGAGCGCGCCGCCGGGAACGGCGGAGGTGCCGGGGACGACGGCGCCGGCAGCGCTCTGGCGCCCGACGACACCTCCCTCGAGGGCACGGAGATCTCGATCCTCGACGACAACACCAACCTGGTGTTCAAGGAGGGGCTCATCGAGACGTTCCAGGAGGAGACCGGCATCGTGGTGAAGAACTACGAGATGGCCAACTTCAACGACCTCCACGACCGCTTCGCCACCGCTTTCGCCGCTCAGGACGCCTCGATCGACGTGGTCATGACCTGGGCCGGTTGGTCCGCCGAGTTCGGCCAGGCCGGGTGGCTGCAGGAGCTCGCCCCCGAAGCGATCCCCGAGGACCTCATCCGCCCTGCGCTGGATGCCGTCTCCTGGGACTCGAAGGTCTTCGGCCTGCCGAAGTTCGCGAGCGTCCAGACGATGTTCTGGAACAAGGAGCACTACGCAGCGGCCGGCCTGGACCCCGACACCGTCCCCGAGAACTGGGACGAGTTCGTCGAGGCGGCCAAGGCCACCACCGTCGACGGCCGCTACGGCTACTGCTGCGACATCGGCAACCCGGCCGGGGCGTACCAGAACTTCCTGCGCTCCCTGCTGCTGGCCGGCGGAGAGCTGTACGACGAGGACTGGACCCCGCAGCTGGACAGCGAAGCCGGTGTCGAGGGGCTGACGAAGATGGTCGAGCTGCTGCACCTGCACAAGGTGATGGACCCGGCCTCGCTGCAGATCACCAACGCCTCGGACCTCATCGAGGTGTTCTCCCAGGGCCGTACCTCCGCGGTGTTCAACTGGCCCTTCCAGTGGGCGTCGGCCACCGCCGAGGGGGCCGCGACGTCAGCGGAGACCACCGGGAACGGGCTGATCCCGGGGATCACGGTCCGCTCGGCCTCCATCGACGGCTCCGAGGGCTACGCGGTCAGCAGCTTCTCCCAGAACAAGCAGGCCGCGCTGAAGTGGCTCCAGTTCGCCTCCGGAGCCACCGCGCAGAAGCAGATCGTGGAGAAGGAGGGCTGGTTCCCCGTCTCGCAGACCACCCTCGAGGATCCCGCGACCGTCGAGGCGCTGCCGGTGGTGACCACCTATGAGCAGGCCACGGAGTACGCGGTCCAGCGTTATGGCACCCCCTGGTCCAACGAGCTCGACCAGCTGCTGTCCGTGCAGGTCTTCCGTGCCATGAACCAGGAGGCGGAACCGGCCGAGGCGCTGAAGGCCGCCCAGGAGGAGCTCCTCCCGATCGTCGACAAGTACATGGGCTGA